Proteins co-encoded in one Sporosarcina sp. FSL K6-1522 genomic window:
- a CDS encoding glycerophosphodiester phosphodiesterase family protein, with protein sequence MRFADGFTRFGNFYAQFAGDFACFGNSNARFTDEFARFAQQQLCFYFTRFAHILTTYIIYEERCVFMKKIYLVTLLFFLYGCTQQATHPAILPTDDFLVIAHRGASAYAPDHTLISYDMAVRMGADYIELDLQMTKDGKLVALHDAVVSFQDVEQTVADITFDELQLYSPGDVFNEENPRYASTSYENLRVVALEDIFLHFGDTVNYYIELKSPAAYPGMEKALLQQLHKFKLLGQKTTIPKVIIQSFDAHSLKKLFDEEPSIPLIQLYNFENEANISKKDLHKLTKYASGVGINGEAVTQQFVDTMQSKGLHVHPFTINDEETIRKLMTFGVNGLFTDTPDLAIQLKDEKSSMDAK encoded by the coding sequence GTGCGATTCGCAGATGGCTTTACGCGGTTTGGAAACTTCTATGCGCAGTTCGCGGGCGACTTTGCGTGCTTCGGAAACTCCAATGCGCGGTTCACGGACGAATTTGCGCGCTTCGCACAACAACAGCTATGCTTCTATTTCACGCGATTTGCGCATATCCTTACTACCTACATCATCTATGAGGAAAGGTGCGTTTTCATGAAAAAAATCTATCTAGTCACCTTGCTCTTTTTTCTATATGGCTGTACACAACAAGCTACGCACCCCGCCATTTTACCGACAGATGACTTCCTCGTCATCGCTCACCGCGGGGCGTCTGCCTACGCACCCGATCATACGCTCATCTCCTACGATATGGCTGTCCGCATGGGCGCTGATTATATTGAGCTCGATTTACAAATGACGAAAGATGGCAAGTTAGTGGCCCTTCATGACGCGGTTGTGTCCTTTCAGGATGTTGAACAAACCGTGGCGGACATTACATTTGACGAGCTGCAACTGTACTCACCAGGCGATGTTTTTAATGAAGAAAACCCTCGCTACGCCTCAACAAGTTATGAAAATTTGCGTGTCGTCGCCTTGGAGGACATCTTTCTTCATTTTGGTGATACGGTCAATTATTACATTGAACTAAAATCGCCCGCTGCCTATCCTGGCATGGAAAAAGCACTGTTACAACAGCTTCATAAGTTTAAATTACTTGGGCAAAAGACGACAATACCAAAGGTCATCATCCAGTCCTTCGATGCCCACAGTTTAAAAAAATTATTTGATGAAGAGCCCTCCATCCCACTCATTCAACTGTATAACTTTGAAAACGAGGCCAATATTTCCAAAAAGGACCTGCATAAGCTCACCAAATATGCATCGGGCGTTGGCATCAACGGAGAGGCTGTCACACAGCAATTCGTCGACACAATGCAAAGCAAAGGACTACACGTCCACCCCTTTACCATCAATGATGAAGAAACGATACGCAAGCTCATGACGTTTGGCGTAAATGGGCTCTTTACAGATACCCCTGATCTCGCCATCCAATTAAAAGACGAAAAAAGCAGTATGGATGCCAAGTAG
- a CDS encoding ABC transporter substrate-binding protein, whose translation MKRNKNVFISVVMIVMLVLAACSGGGGDKKEGAKTTDGGKNPAESRGNEIIVGITSDPQSWDPIDTFLLDWSTVAISVFEGLVERDLDLELKPGLAESWEYLDDSTIEFKLRQGVVFHNGEPFNADAVKFTFDRLLGEEGQKGPQYSNYASIESVEVKDEFTVIMKLNAPDPVLLTKLSGYGAVIVPPGYVTEVSDEEFNNKPVGTGPFKMTGYKRDQEVLLEKNENYWKEGLPKLDKVTFKVIPEASTRLAELQTGKIDIMKRVEVAQADTVKETNFVKLEEVGTPTVYSIRFDTAKAPFDKKEVRQAVNYAINKEELIEQILGGYGLPISTFQSDLSFGNNPDLKPYPYDPEKAKELLKKAGVAEGTQIEAFIPGNDGNFKEITQAIAFYLEEVGLKVNINSVDVTTMNSDLIPQGDAGHMYRQGWGGWTLDFDNTAYLMYHEGEQWNPSFKDEKVEELLAAQRATVDQDERHKIFMELTTVLYDLAPEVNLYQTVDLYAVNERVENFQPPHEDRMRLEEVSVK comes from the coding sequence ATGAAGAGGAATAAAAACGTATTTATTTCTGTTGTAATGATTGTAATGCTCGTGTTGGCTGCTTGTTCAGGCGGTGGCGGCGACAAAAAAGAAGGAGCAAAGACAACCGATGGAGGGAAAAATCCAGCGGAAAGTCGTGGCAATGAAATTATCGTTGGTATTACAAGTGATCCGCAAAGCTGGGATCCTATCGATACGTTTCTACTAGATTGGAGTACAGTTGCGATATCTGTCTTTGAAGGATTAGTCGAACGTGACCTAGATTTAGAGTTAAAGCCGGGGCTTGCAGAAAGCTGGGAATATCTAGATGACAGCACAATTGAATTCAAGTTGCGTCAAGGTGTCGTCTTCCATAATGGCGAGCCGTTTAATGCGGATGCTGTGAAATTTACGTTTGATCGTTTACTTGGAGAAGAAGGTCAAAAAGGACCTCAATATTCGAACTATGCATCGATTGAATCTGTAGAAGTGAAAGATGAATTCACAGTAATTATGAAGTTAAATGCACCGGATCCAGTGTTATTGACGAAACTTTCAGGGTACGGAGCGGTTATCGTACCACCTGGTTATGTGACAGAAGTTTCGGATGAAGAGTTTAATAATAAGCCAGTGGGTACAGGACCATTTAAAATGACAGGCTACAAGCGTGATCAGGAAGTCTTGCTAGAGAAAAACGAGAACTATTGGAAAGAAGGATTACCGAAGCTAGATAAAGTAACCTTTAAAGTAATTCCAGAGGCTTCGACGCGCCTAGCAGAACTACAAACAGGAAAAATTGATATTATGAAGCGTGTTGAAGTTGCACAAGCGGACACGGTGAAAGAAACGAACTTCGTGAAACTTGAAGAAGTGGGAACACCAACTGTGTACTCTATACGTTTTGATACAGCAAAAGCGCCTTTCGACAAAAAAGAAGTTCGTCAAGCTGTTAACTATGCGATTAACAAAGAAGAGTTGATTGAACAAATTTTGGGTGGGTATGGTCTTCCAATTAGTACGTTCCAAAGTGACTTATCATTTGGAAATAATCCAGATTTGAAGCCATATCCATATGATCCTGAAAAAGCAAAAGAGCTATTGAAAAAAGCAGGCGTTGCTGAAGGGACACAAATCGAAGCATTCATCCCTGGGAATGATGGGAACTTTAAAGAAATCACACAAGCAATTGCCTTTTATTTAGAAGAAGTGGGCTTGAAAGTGAATATTAATAGCGTGGACGTTACAACGATGAACTCTGATTTAATCCCACAAGGCGATGCGGGGCATATGTATCGTCAAGGATGGGGCGGCTGGACGCTTGACTTTGATAACACAGCATACCTGATGTATCACGAAGGCGAGCAGTGGAACCCATCATTTAAAGATGAAAAAGTAGAAGAATTATTGGCTGCGCAGCGTGCGACAGTCGATCAAGACGAAAGACATAAAATCTTCATGGAACTGACAACTGTACTCTATGATTTGGCACCAGAAGTAAACTTGTACCAAACAGTAGATTTATATGCAGTAAACGAGCGTGTGGAAAACTTCCAACCACCACATGAAGACCGTATGCGTTTGGAAGAAGTCAGCGTCAAATAA
- a CDS encoding ABC transporter permease: MTSSHMEESTVRPRKTKMQRFGRFVKKNPAGVVGMLLVLLAVSSALFAPLLVPFDPSKASLVSRLAPPSWADPTGKSEFFLGADQLGRDLFSRIIYGARISLMVGFFGVLIALVIGTFMGLISGFFGKWLDDFIMRFADIQLAFPFILFAIVIMSVLGTGVWKIIIILGITYWVGFARLIRGQVISLKEQEFVHAAKAVGGTNFTIITKHILPNVMSSVLVLGTMYIAEFILLEASLTFLGLGVDPTIPSWGGMLADSRNYITSAWWTSVFPGVAIMLTVLGFNLLGDWLRDKYDPNMKA; the protein is encoded by the coding sequence ATGACGAGTAGTCATATGGAAGAAAGCACAGTACGCCCGCGGAAAACTAAGATGCAACGTTTTGGTCGCTTTGTGAAGAAAAATCCAGCTGGGGTTGTCGGCATGTTGCTCGTTTTACTAGCAGTTAGTTCGGCACTCTTTGCACCGTTGCTCGTTCCCTTTGATCCATCGAAAGCAAGCTTAGTATCTCGATTAGCACCGCCATCTTGGGCTGATCCAACTGGCAAGTCAGAGTTCTTCCTAGGTGCCGACCAACTGGGACGTGATTTGTTCAGTCGAATTATTTACGGCGCAAGAATTTCGTTGATGGTTGGATTTTTTGGAGTACTTATTGCGCTCGTCATTGGGACATTTATGGGCCTTATTTCCGGATTTTTTGGCAAATGGCTCGATGATTTTATTATGCGTTTTGCAGACATTCAGTTGGCATTCCCGTTTATTTTGTTCGCGATTGTCATTATGAGTGTGCTTGGAACAGGCGTATGGAAAATCATTATCATTTTAGGGATTACCTATTGGGTTGGTTTTGCCCGGTTGATACGGGGACAAGTCATTTCGCTGAAGGAGCAAGAGTTTGTGCATGCAGCTAAGGCAGTTGGTGGGACCAACTTTACTATTATTACGAAGCATATTCTGCCGAATGTCATGTCTTCTGTTTTAGTACTTGGAACGATGTATATCGCTGAGTTTATTTTACTAGAGGCGTCGTTGACGTTTCTTGGCTTAGGGGTAGATCCAACGATTCCGTCATGGGGCGGTATGCTAGCAGATAGCCGGAATTATATTACATCTGCATGGTGGACATCTGTTTTCCCTGGGGTAGCCATTATGTTAACGGTATTGGGCTTTAATTTGCTCGGTGACTGGTTGCGTGATAAATATGATCCGAATATGAAAGCGTAA
- the nikB gene encoding nickel ABC transporter permease has protein sequence MIAYITRRLFHTVLVVLAISVIIFFSIRLTGDPVTVMFSAGEPSKEAIAEVKAALGLDQPLYVQYGIFLKGLLTLDFGESFRSGMPVSSLIYERLGATLVLALGGIVVAVLIAFPVGILSAVKRGTPVDFFGRIFSLIGISFPNFWLGIMLILVFAVHLQWLPSSGFDGWSSLILPSITLGMILSGILARLVRSSMLEVMNQQYMSTARSKGISEWAVIIKHAFRNALLPTVTFLGLQFGSLLGGTVIVEQVFSWPGIGRLIIDAINQRDYPVIQGGVIFLAIIMVVVNLIVDLSYTLIDPRIKAGRGGQS, from the coding sequence ATGATTGCATACATTACGCGGAGATTATTTCATACAGTATTAGTCGTATTGGCTATTTCAGTCATTATATTTTTCTCCATTCGCTTGACTGGAGACCCTGTAACCGTCATGTTTTCGGCAGGTGAGCCGTCCAAAGAGGCGATTGCCGAAGTAAAAGCGGCACTTGGTTTAGACCAGCCGTTATATGTGCAATACGGCATTTTTTTGAAAGGCCTACTGACACTCGACTTTGGGGAATCGTTTCGGAGTGGAATGCCAGTTTCTAGTTTAATATATGAACGATTAGGTGCGACCCTTGTTTTAGCATTGGGCGGAATCGTAGTAGCTGTTTTAATCGCATTTCCAGTCGGCATTTTGTCAGCTGTTAAACGCGGAACACCTGTTGACTTTTTCGGAAGAATTTTTTCGTTAATTGGTATTTCATTCCCGAACTTTTGGTTAGGAATTATGTTGATATTAGTTTTTGCGGTTCATTTACAATGGCTACCGTCTTCTGGTTTTGATGGTTGGTCATCCTTGATTTTGCCATCGATTACACTCGGAATGATTCTCTCGGGGATTTTGGCGAGGTTGGTACGTTCATCGATGTTAGAAGTGATGAACCAGCAGTATATGTCAACGGCTCGTTCAAAAGGAATTAGCGAATGGGCTGTTATTATTAAACACGCTTTTCGTAATGCGTTGCTCCCAACCGTGACATTTTTAGGTTTGCAGTTTGGTTCTTTACTTGGTGGAACGGTTATTGTAGAGCAAGTATTTTCGTGGCCAGGCATCGGTCGGTTAATCATTGATGCTATTAACCAAAGGGATTATCCCGTCATTCAAGGCGGTGTTATTTTCCTAGCGATTATTATGGTCGTTGTGAATTTAATTGTCGATTTAAGTTATACATTGATTGATCCTCGGATTAAAGCTGGAAGAGGTGGACAGTCATGA
- a CDS encoding biotin-dependent carboxyltransferase family protein: MIPLFRVAKTGVYASIQDSGRFGFRRFGMPVAGPMDQQAFQLGQEIIGNAEDGNALELFLGGLTLEVLADHRIVITGADLGAVIDGEEAAPLWKTFLIRQGQTISFTQPVNGAIAYIIPEGGLAAEEVLGSCASYPRGLIGEPIKKERILYANVPKKERFNRGLRSSNIPDYGQEITVELYNSPHMGLFKQSSVETFLNATYTYRGGDRMGYFFGGPSLEFISSGDIVSEATQFGTVQVPSNGQPIILMADAQTTGGYATIGTVAQEDLPKVAQLRNGGRVRFTYRMQRNDEQD, from the coding sequence ATGATTCCGTTATTCAGAGTGGCTAAAACAGGTGTCTATGCTTCTATTCAAGACAGTGGTCGATTTGGCTTTCGACGATTTGGTATGCCTGTTGCAGGGCCGATGGATCAACAAGCTTTTCAACTGGGCCAGGAGATTATAGGGAATGCAGAAGACGGCAATGCGCTAGAGCTATTTTTAGGTGGCTTAACATTGGAAGTGCTGGCAGATCATCGAATTGTCATTACGGGAGCAGACTTGGGAGCGGTGATTGACGGGGAAGAGGCGGCACCCCTATGGAAAACGTTTTTGATTCGGCAAGGTCAAACGATTTCATTCACACAGCCGGTCAATGGTGCCATTGCGTATATTATTCCGGAAGGTGGCTTGGCGGCTGAAGAGGTTTTGGGCAGCTGTGCTAGTTATCCAAGGGGGCTTATTGGAGAACCTATTAAAAAAGAGCGTATTTTGTATGCGAATGTTCCGAAAAAAGAGCGTTTTAATCGTGGATTACGTTCGTCGAACATTCCGGATTATGGACAGGAAATTACAGTTGAATTGTATAACAGTCCACATATGGGGTTGTTTAAGCAATCGAGTGTTGAAACGTTTTTAAACGCTACATATACTTATCGTGGTGGAGATCGGATGGGGTATTTCTTCGGTGGGCCATCTCTTGAATTTATCAGCAGTGGGGACATTGTGAGTGAAGCAACCCAATTTGGAACGGTGCAAGTACCATCGAATGGTCAGCCGATTATTCTCATGGCCGATGCGCAAACAACAGGGGGCTACGCGACAATTGGTACGGTTGCCCAAGAAGACCTGCCTAAAGTAGCACAATTGAGAAATGGCGGGCGAGTTCGATTTACTTATCGAATGCAAAGAAATGACGAACAAGACTAA
- a CDS encoding 5-oxoprolinase subunit PxpA: MRIDLNADVGESFGSFTIGEDEALFSSITSANIACGFHAGDFNVMRKTVELAVRHNVSIGAHPGYPDLQGFGRRALVMPPREIYNAVVYQIGALKQFCAIQGVSINHVKPHGALYNTAAIDGEVANAIVEAIYDTVPEAYIYGLSNSELVSAGKRIGLQTAQEAFADRRYDADGKLCSRQLPNAVLHTYEEIEQQVMDIVLNKQVQTLTGAAVTMEADTLCFHGDGSDVALRVQKIRQALEVANIRVSALGDMR, translated from the coding sequence ATGCGAATTGATTTGAATGCGGATGTCGGGGAAAGTTTCGGTTCTTTTACAATTGGGGAAGATGAAGCTTTATTTTCTTCCATTACATCCGCTAATATTGCCTGTGGATTTCATGCGGGTGATTTTAATGTTATGCGTAAAACGGTAGAGTTGGCAGTGAGACACAATGTTTCGATTGGTGCACATCCGGGATATCCCGATCTCCAAGGGTTTGGGAGAAGGGCGCTGGTGATGCCGCCACGTGAAATTTATAATGCAGTCGTTTATCAAATAGGTGCGTTAAAACAGTTTTGTGCGATACAAGGTGTATCCATCAATCATGTAAAACCACATGGTGCACTGTACAATACGGCAGCCATTGATGGGGAGGTTGCGAATGCCATTGTGGAAGCGATTTACGATACAGTACCAGAGGCATATATCTACGGCTTATCGAATAGCGAGTTAGTGTCTGCTGGAAAAAGAATAGGGCTACAGACGGCACAAGAAGCGTTTGCGGATCGGCGTTATGATGCGGATGGCAAATTATGTTCGAGGCAGTTGCCAAATGCTGTGCTCCATACATATGAAGAGATTGAACAACAGGTCATGGACATCGTGTTGAACAAACAAGTACAAACGCTAACAGGCGCTGCAGTTACAATGGAAGCCGATACATTGTGCTTTCATGGGGATGGAAGCGATGTAGCTCTTCGAGTACAAAAAATACGCCAAGCATTGGAAGTGGCCAATATTCGTGTTAGCGCACTCGGGGATATGCGATGA
- a CDS encoding pyroglutamyl-peptidase I, translating to MKTLLLTGFEPFLKFTINPTMKIVEQLDGMVIGNYKIHSEVLTVDFQSSGEQLLAHIEALQPDAVLSLGLAGGRYKMTPERIAINVKDGEPDNNGHTPVDEVIQSQGEDGYLSTLPIRAMVDRLIAEGLPAEISNTAGTYLCNNVMYEALHYGATQRPAMKAGFLHIPASHELAIQHGRIPSWSHEDLKKGVALCIEVLSANET from the coding sequence ATGAAAACACTTTTACTAACAGGATTTGAACCGTTTTTAAAGTTTACAATCAATCCAACGATGAAAATTGTAGAACAACTCGATGGCATGGTTATCGGGAACTATAAAATCCATAGCGAAGTGCTAACGGTCGATTTTCAGTCTTCGGGGGAGCAATTGCTTGCGCATATTGAAGCGCTACAGCCAGATGCGGTTCTGTCACTAGGACTTGCGGGTGGGCGTTATAAAATGACGCCAGAACGAATTGCCATCAATGTGAAAGACGGGGAGCCGGATAACAATGGGCATACACCCGTTGACGAAGTGATTCAATCGCAGGGAGAAGATGGTTATTTATCGACATTGCCAATCCGAGCGATGGTGGACCGTTTAATCGCAGAAGGGCTACCGGCGGAAATATCGAATACAGCAGGAACGTATTTATGTAACAATGTCATGTATGAAGCATTACATTATGGAGCTACACAAAGGCCAGCGATGAAAGCTGGATTTCTTCACATCCCTGCTTCACATGAATTGGCCATTCAGCATGGCCGTATCCCAAGTTGGTCACATGAGGATTTGAAAAAAGGCGTTGCCCTATGTATTGAAGTGTTATCTGCCAATGAAACCTAA
- the pxpB gene encoding 5-oxoprolinase subunit PxpB: MKPNQHRQPQAMVTSERAIRFDFGSSINQKTYQDIQQFCRFIERDVQPLLEEVVPSMNTVTVFYRRKLVNPEAIIEDIQKKWANGTDKELLASSRLIDIPVCYDPAFSEDMQRIMEHTGLTRDEIIALHTGTCYTVYMIGFLPGFPYLGDLPNALHVPRLAKPRLRVPKGTVGIGGTQTGIYPIESPGGWNIIGRTPLDLYSLQRVDPFLIRAGDRLVFRAISLEVFEDMKNQLEREPERIQQFVKEDASCELI, translated from the coding sequence ATGAAACCTAATCAGCACAGACAACCACAAGCCATGGTGACGAGCGAACGAGCCATTCGTTTCGATTTTGGCTCGTCCATTAATCAGAAAACGTATCAGGATATTCAGCAATTTTGCCGTTTTATTGAAAGAGATGTGCAACCTTTGCTTGAAGAGGTTGTGCCTAGTATGAATACGGTAACGGTTTTTTATCGAAGAAAGCTAGTGAACCCAGAAGCTATAATAGAAGACATACAAAAAAAATGGGCGAATGGAACGGACAAGGAGCTACTGGCTAGTTCTCGATTGATTGATATTCCGGTTTGTTATGATCCAGCGTTTAGTGAAGATATGCAGCGAATTATGGAGCACACAGGCTTGACGCGGGATGAAATTATCGCTTTGCATACAGGGACATGTTATACGGTCTATATGATTGGCTTTTTACCAGGGTTTCCTTATCTCGGTGATCTGCCAAATGCCTTACATGTTCCGCGCTTGGCGAAACCGAGACTGCGTGTACCTAAAGGGACGGTTGGGATTGGCGGTACACAAACTGGTATTTATCCCATTGAGTCTCCGGGTGGATGGAATATTATTGGAAGAACACCACTCGATCTGTACAGTTTACAACGGGTGGACCCATTTCTTATTCGTGCCGGTGATCGGTTGGTTTTTCGGGCAATCTCACTCGAAGTCTTCGAGGACATGAAAAATCAGTTAGAGCGGGAGCCTGAAAGGATTCAACAGTTTGTAAAGGAGGATGCATCATGCGAATTGATTTGA
- a CDS encoding M14 family metallopeptidase yields the protein MNQISRLWSLDGLLVDKNGDGVVDGISLYIDLPEGLLPEGLIDFCARAGFETTALSLHFFEKANQKVTMSFVQSTDRTAVVFTGDQLILTYKNECELSTLLRELAFGEFETTAVQGEPFYSDVESISDIWSFSGFGQHMEASPSRTLSLQIRVEEQLMTTALLQELCHFAARAALYSTAIAHPLTDCEDAHIQFTVASGEASALLLDDKNRIRLVGTKTDVPYALRTFVASNHWSEGGAFGYWEQQQLLNDKSQAPLLMEENWSDEGEVTRILRILQDSPNLAHADIEVYVSEPYNVREELAVQLKNSYPDANSIRVRSSFKTGFHWMQEELLPNLDAENEQIRIEVQQEARADALELPIRWIQELYPIDRYIEETTALCADAVTFTLESELATTYAVYAMDRNQQKSWLGSLDVPVSKMEYVDGKHVVYPSSSAVRFLHDGVVTKEHIVETDRAQFYRYYVQQVLPKLRKSVEQYNEGQGHIRPLFDRIEIDVWMSEEECKLPVDEERVSSLEALHEDLYFNTLDYFAQMGIEVEGQPFNAPGGVHPYMHVRVGEKPEASIRIYQWEDTQASELVTTKLTFSADGSFAQAYMQQNQTEIQASIDGFTAPSHHLHEELDGWLKEQQQYKIVYPDYSYQGHAIPVIECYEPTGEAYESKLKMSVMKKTILIEAGHHANEISSTPAILELLDRVQQQNKALYKDLNIVVIPLANPDGYRLLQELTHEHPSWKHHAARYNAVGLEFSHIRFQKTIFGEANIYPELLRKWAPDIIVDDHGIPAHEWVQPFAGYNSPPRFLMSFFLPSAKIYGIGRTSHDVNRDLHHRNLEEIVRQVSEAMKDTTIAVENHYWQQRFIKYGHQWLPDVFPIEEAEGIHFYTQTTVTPTYSSVGIMRYPQWVAADIISEAADEIVEGQALADCIEAHILFDQAIIDSLAQTQIVVERNGCAMSRQRPIQL from the coding sequence ATGAATCAGATATCTCGACTTTGGTCGCTGGATGGATTGCTTGTCGATAAAAATGGAGATGGCGTCGTCGATGGCATTTCGCTATACATTGATTTGCCGGAGGGGTTGCTTCCAGAAGGGCTGATTGATTTTTGTGCAAGGGCAGGCTTTGAAACGACAGCTTTGTCATTGCATTTCTTTGAAAAGGCTAATCAGAAAGTGACGATGTCTTTTGTTCAGTCAACGGACAGGACAGCTGTGGTGTTTACAGGCGATCAATTGATATTGACTTACAAAAATGAATGTGAGCTTTCGACGTTATTGCGGGAGTTGGCATTTGGTGAGTTCGAGACAACGGCTGTTCAAGGGGAACCATTTTACAGTGATGTGGAAAGTATCAGTGACATTTGGAGTTTCTCAGGATTTGGTCAGCATATGGAAGCCTCGCCAAGTCGAACGCTTAGTTTGCAAATTCGAGTGGAAGAGCAACTGATGACGACTGCATTGTTGCAAGAGTTATGTCATTTTGCAGCGAGAGCAGCCCTTTATAGCACAGCAATCGCTCATCCATTAACGGATTGTGAAGACGCGCATATCCAGTTTACGGTTGCTTCGGGAGAGGCGTCTGCCTTGCTGCTTGACGACAAGAATCGCATACGATTGGTCGGGACAAAAACGGATGTGCCATATGCACTTCGCACGTTCGTTGCTAGTAATCACTGGAGCGAGGGAGGCGCGTTTGGGTATTGGGAACAACAACAGTTACTCAATGACAAATCGCAAGCACCTTTACTGATGGAAGAAAATTGGTCAGATGAAGGAGAAGTAACTCGGATTTTGCGAATTCTTCAGGATTCACCAAATTTGGCGCATGCTGATATTGAAGTCTATGTTTCAGAGCCGTACAACGTTCGTGAAGAACTAGCCGTACAGTTGAAGAATAGCTATCCAGATGCGAACTCGATTCGTGTACGCTCATCCTTTAAAACGGGCTTTCATTGGATGCAAGAGGAATTGTTGCCTAACCTTGATGCTGAAAATGAACAAATACGTATTGAGGTCCAACAAGAAGCGCGTGCGGATGCTTTGGAGTTACCGATTCGCTGGATTCAAGAGCTATACCCTATCGACAGGTACATAGAAGAAACAACAGCGCTTTGCGCGGATGCGGTGACGTTTACATTAGAAAGTGAATTGGCTACGACATACGCTGTGTATGCAATGGATCGCAATCAACAAAAGAGCTGGCTTGGCTCGCTGGATGTTCCAGTGTCGAAAATGGAATATGTGGACGGCAAGCATGTGGTGTATCCGTCTTCCAGTGCGGTTCGTTTTCTTCACGATGGAGTGGTAACAAAGGAACACATTGTTGAGACAGATCGCGCGCAATTTTATCGCTATTATGTACAGCAAGTATTGCCGAAACTCCGGAAATCTGTTGAACAGTACAATGAAGGACAGGGGCATATCCGTCCATTATTTGATCGGATTGAAATAGATGTCTGGATGAGTGAAGAAGAATGCAAATTGCCGGTCGATGAAGAACGCGTGTCATCATTGGAAGCGTTACATGAAGATTTGTATTTCAACACGCTCGATTATTTTGCCCAAATGGGAATTGAAGTAGAAGGACAACCGTTCAATGCACCTGGTGGGGTTCATCCGTATATGCATGTCCGTGTGGGAGAAAAACCAGAAGCGAGCATTCGGATCTATCAATGGGAAGATACGCAAGCATCGGAACTTGTGACGACCAAATTGACATTTTCCGCAGACGGTTCATTTGCCCAAGCTTATATGCAACAGAATCAGACAGAAATTCAGGCGAGCATCGACGGTTTTACAGCCCCAAGTCATCATCTTCATGAAGAGTTGGATGGTTGGCTAAAGGAGCAACAACAGTACAAGATTGTGTATCCTGATTATTCTTATCAAGGGCATGCGATTCCCGTGATTGAGTGCTACGAACCGACAGGCGAAGCGTATGAATCCAAGTTAAAAATGTCCGTGATGAAAAAAACAATCTTGATAGAAGCAGGCCATCATGCCAATGAAATTTCGAGTACACCGGCTATATTAGAGCTGTTGGACAGGGTACAGCAACAAAACAAAGCGCTGTACAAAGATTTGAATATCGTTGTGATTCCATTGGCGAATCCAGACGGGTATCGTTTGTTACAGGAGTTAACGCACGAACATCCTAGCTGGAAACATCATGCAGCACGGTATAATGCAGTTGGCTTGGAATTTTCTCATATCCGTTTTCAAAAAACGATTTTTGGAGAAGCCAATATTTATCCAGAACTATTACGAAAATGGGCACCAGATATCATTGTCGATGATCATGGCATACCAGCGCATGAATGGGTTCAACCTTTTGCAGGCTATAATAGCCCGCCCCGATTCCTTATGTCATTTTTTCTACCAAGTGCGAAAATTTACGGAATTGGGCGCACCTCACACGATGTGAATCGCGACCTGCATCACCGAAATTTGGAGGAAATCGTACGTCAAGTGAGTGAAGCGATGAAAGATACAACGATTGCAGTGGAAAATCATTATTGGCAACAACGCTTTATCAAATATGGTCATCAATGGTTACCTGACGTTTTCCCGATTGAAGAAGCAGAAGGTATCCATTTCTATACACAGACTACGGTTACACCAACGTACAGCTCTGTTGGGATTATGCGTTATCCGCAGTGGGTTGCCGCAGATATTATATCCGAGGCGGCCGATGAAATTGTCGAAGGGCAGGCGCTAGCAGATTGCATCGAGGCGCATATTCTTTTCGATCAAGCGATTATCGACAGTTTGGCTCAAACACAGATTGTCGTTGAAAGAAACGGTTGCGCGATGAGTCGTCAGCGCCCTATCCAATTATGA